The following nucleotide sequence is from Aedes aegypti strain LVP_AGWG chromosome 3, AaegL5.0 Primary Assembly, whole genome shotgun sequence.
tcaggctgctataaaagctctcgcttcggccaactcaaggccgaagcttgttatcgcatgtcgaactcaaattgaggaactgaattcagtcaactctgtaaaccttgtatgggtaccaggccattcttccatcgctggaaatgaattggctgatgagctagctcgcgatggagcatcgcatgacttcattggccctgagccagctattccaatttcgaagtgctgggcggcaactcagcacaagcaatattggaatagtttggagtcatgtcgtcaaacaaaattgttcattactgagccatctccaagggtggcaaagtatttaacaaatctgtcaaagcagaattgcagtctcttggtcagagcgttgacaggccactgccgactcaactatcacatggcaaatattcagcgtgctgactcatttgtgtgcgatagttgtgactccgattatggataTTCggatcacctgatatgtaactgtccagttttttcgcaaatggtccaattacttggtaaacacttattaagtgaaactgaactcagaagcctgaatcttcagaaaattctgttattcttaacccgctgtggtaatgagctataggctctctacgctcatgcgttttgcagtgccctttttagggcgctgttcgaacccattgtgttatggagctacatgctctcatttcgcttatgcgattttccctcttcaagggaccccactgctatttcctcccatctttcccttccctttcctctcccatcgggtagatgatgaaataggctcaaatatggcgatggcacaaatctcccaactggtggggaacgtgcctttggagacggccttctgatacctgatacttgatacgttggaataaatccggcaagatcgacgttatgataaaatcattttcaagatgaagcaacattcatctagaacaggcgacctcaaaatagctaccattaatgctattttgctttatttgggTGACATGAATAaacacttcatagcctcttttagagtgggccaactagtcacgttctagCCTCGTTCTAGTtccttgaccgtggttttatttgtgtttatttaaagcaccctggaagtaattcgtaaaactaaaattgttacttgggttctAACTATTATTGTGCTTCATTTATTCTcagattccattttttttttctaaattacaTCATTGTTAattgttaatttatttgttttaccttTCAATCGATTCAACAAAACAAGCAACAACACACTAATAAAACAATTATGCGTAGATTGACCGTATCTGATAGTATTACTATAACAGTCGCAATCAATAAATATCCCATGAGAACACAACATCTGAACATTTCTGGGCTTAAGCACTTAATTGCCCAACTGATGATCCTTGACCACAAGGTTGGGAATACCAATTGAAATGAAAAGCAAACGCGCGAAATTTTATCGCCCTTCGTTTCACAACTAAACCCAAAGTCCATAAAAGGTTGCGGCGCTCGGTGAGGTCGGTGTGGTGCGGTAATACTTTGCTGCTGAATGACTGACTGCCATATACAATGCAACATAACAAGGTTGTTGGTAGATGAATTACGGCTAATAAAGATCCCTCAACCCCGAAGACCTGGAGGGAAATCGAAGCAGTGGATGATGagtgagcaaaacaaacaatCCGATTTTAATAAGATTGGTTCGGAGTTGAGTTGCTCGGAAACAGTTTTACGATCTTGGGCGTATATGTTTGCAGTGGAGGTCATAAAAGTCGATCATAAATGGGCCCGAGTGTGAGCAGTGAAACCATAATTTGTCTTGTGAAATTCCAATCCGGAGCCCATTAGCCGGTGCTGATGGGTGGTAAATTTAGTTCAGCTGAGGCTTTCATTGCGtgtggaattcctgatggagatTGAGGACTTTGTGATACAATTTAGATGATTTTGCTTACTTATTATACCAATATGATGAAATTGGGAAGATACTGGGATATTACTTTTCCTTTTTTGCTAACATATTTGATTAATATTCTCTTCCAATATTTAAATACCAAATAGATAATACTTTTGAGTTAAAGATTGTGTTATCATTCTATTtaccttcttctttttttggcactacgtcctcactggaacagagcctgctttttagcttagtgttcaatgagcacttccacggtttttaactgagagctttctttgcaaaagttgccattttcgcatccgtatatcgtgtggcaggtacgatcatactctatgtccagggaagtcaagaaaatttccattacgaaaagctcctggaccgaccgggaattgaacccaggcaccttcagcatggctttgctttgtggctGTGGACTCTTACcagtcggctaaggaaggcccctatatATTCAATTCATTATAGAGCTTAAAATATTATCGATTCCTACGAAAATAGCTCTGACACGAAGTGCCATACTTCTGGCTATTGCATTCATTCTGCTTAacttattgacaaaaattatgtaATTTCGTTCAGTATGTTGCGGATCCCACACTATTGagcatttttaatgttttgagGTGAAGATACAGCGAAGCCAACCctggaattttcaagagcacaaatctagagaactagacAACCGTATGTGTTGAAAActtaactcactggtcactcgctgatggtgacaaatcgatcaaattttcaacgcaaacggtggtccggttctccagatttgtcgAGGTTtgtcttcgattcatcttcgattcatcttcaccttaaacaatattttcaataccacaataataccaaattgaggtgtgGAAAATACCTAGACTACTGCACAATGCCGAATTAAGGTATAATACTAAAATATGCTCTGTGATTAGTACGACTTATTCGTTGCTACTCGGGTAATGACGCTTTTTTAGAAACAGTTAATCGACGAACCCAACCTTTTATTCTAAACTTGCTATACACAAagcttgaaaaatgtcacatttTGTTTATTCTTTATAACGTTAGATTTGTAAATATGGTATACTATTTAAGTTTCAAACTATTTCACATTAACTATCAACAGGAACTTACACATCCTATCTTAACttattagggggagatcccccagtaccggacagcacccaataccggacaaagttcgaaaattgagaaatcatgatccaatcaagatggtgtattagaagaaaaggaagctataatggagagtaatgtttgcgtagaatatcacatccttgaaatatgcttgactttttaaaaaagtagagatgaatgaaaatttttaaaaatttgacgtATCGCCCTAAATTTAAGCctaattagtaattatttttaacatggcaaaataatttaaaacacgcaagcatgatcgcatataatcataatttgaaagtgtgaatgtattttgtaccatatttaaactaaatatgatcaaactacaattttggtctagcacctcctgtcccccagtttcggacagtttgatttgttacatgatatctttgtaattttcgCACCAGTGACTCAAAATACATTcgtttttcatggatttcatcgatCCTGGTATcgaacatgcaataaaaataagaagaatgaaaattcagaacaacatataaaaaatgttgtttttcgtcatatatgaaagaggttttttgatGACCAACTTGCAGACTTAGTAAagctcaaattattcttgtgaaagttgcaaatgcattgaattattgataaaatactattcctgaagtaaaaacattcgatgatgtacaattttttagaattcgggacatttccagatcgtgtccggtattgggagccaccttttatgatacgtcaatttggtactaaaatacatcatcaaaatacaatgtgaaaattcatatttatatttccatatttatttttgtacgctacaataatgataatatttatcataattgGGCACCAAGACcacaaaaaatcaatagttttttagTTATGATTTTAGAAgcttaggtgtccggtactgggggatctccccctactattTCGAGCGAAGCTCATCCTCACAAGTAAAACAGTTTTCAGACAAAACGGGGTTTTCCTCCGTTTCGATGTCAATTTGATAGATGATTGTTGGCAGATGTCATGTATGACATGGCACAAATTTAATTACATTATCTGTGCAAAGTCGATGAGACACATTTGacatttaatcaattctgttaaGCTACAAAAATGAAGGATGTCGAACAATCATAAAATCACCGAACTTGCCTACCGGGTACAATGCGAAGTCTAACGCCTGAAATCTATCTATCGTTTGAGACGTTCTGACATTGATCACGTGAATACAGCTGTTCACTGTCAGAGCATCCAGCGCTGCCATGGGCTACGAAACCAATGGAGTTAATTGGATTCTTATCGAGAGATGTATTTCCGTCAACGACGCAGTTGTAATTGATAACGAGCGCACCTATAAAGAAGTATTTTGCTTCTAACGGCTCCACACTGTAGTAACCGTTCGAAACAATCACTTCACCATGAAATCGTTCTTCATACTGGCCGCAGTGATCGCTGTGGTTCACGGCAACTCCCTGGTAAGTTTAGTAATTGACCTGCATTTCGGACTATGTTATCTGAGCAATCGATCCACCCTTCCAGATTTGCCGCAACTACCGATCAGGAGCCCTCGTGCCCAATCCGGAAAATTGCTCCGAATTTTTCATGTGTCGTCCGGGACGGGCAATCCAGTTCAGCTGTCCGCCGTACACCCGATTCAACGTTGCCATCCAGGCTTGTGATCCGACCAGTGCCGTCGTCTGCAAACCCGGAAAGCTTCCGCTGGACATTGAGTACACTCCCATCGTTGGGCCGCCTTCGGTTATCGAGCACACCAATACCGCTTGCATTGGAAAGCACAACCTTTACCTGTTGGCCAACCCAAGTTCCTGCGCTTCCTTCTATCAGTGCTCCCCGACCGGAGTGATTGCTTTCGAGTGCCCTGCCGGAACGCTGTTCGATGCCAACCGCAGATACTGCGAGCGTA
It contains:
- the LOC5577767 gene encoding uncharacterized protein LOC5577767, producing the protein MKSFFILAAVIAVVHGNSLICRNYRSGALVPNPENCSEFFMCRPGRAIQFSCPPYTRFNVAIQACDPTSAVVCKPGKLPLDIEYTPIVGPPSVIEHTNTACIGKHNLYLLANPSSCASFYQCSPTGVIAFECPAGTLFDANRRYCERSDIASCLNAPIVPPNFPEIPVMPEVPALPPVSIEEHIMKRCDGQPQGYKVRHPFNCRQYIQCSTMDRSRVFTCPAGTAFDEARATCDWERNVKC